The Candidatus Tumulicola sp. genomic sequence CGCTCGAGATCTACATCGACTACAATCTCCGCCTGCACGACGACGGCGTTCGCCAAATACAGGGCGTCGCCGAACTCGTGCGCCGCTTGCGCGAGATGGATCTGCGATTGGGAGTCGTGACCTCAAAAGCGCGCGAGACGGCGCTGCGCGGCCTCATGCTGTGCCGCCTGGATCGATTCTTCGAGGTCGTCGTTGCGCGCGAGGACACGCGGCGGCACAAGCCTGAAGCCGAACCTATCATCTACGCGCTCGCCTCGTTCGAGGCGGATGCGGCCGAGTGCGCCTACGTGGGAGACACGCCCTTGGACATCGAGGCGGCGCGAGCGGCGGGGGTACGACCCATCGCCGCGCTGTGGCGTCCCGTTGCCAGAAAGGCGTTCGACGACTGGCGTCCCGACGCGTTTGCTGCGACGCCGCAGGAGGCTGCCGATATATTAGAGAGCTGGCGCGCCGCACGGGAACACGCCGAAGATGGGGAAGCGGCACAAGGCGCCTGACTAGGACTAGAGATGGGATTCATCGGCTTTCTTTCTTGGCTCCTGAGCTCTAACGTCAATGCGGACACGCGCCGCATTCTCGGCGTGTCCATGCCCGGCGACCTGACGCTGGAGGCGTCGATGGGCGTGGACGTCTCCCTGCCGCCGGACGCGACCATGTCCGAGTTGCCCAAGCCGATGGCGGAAAAAGCGCGCGATCAGATCGCCGCGCTCCAGAAGATCGATCCCGATTTCAACGAGGTTTCTTTCCTCAATCAAGCCACGGCCGCGTTTCAGGCAGCCATGCAGGCCGAGGGCGCGATGAAGCCCGATGCTGCGGCCTCGATCG encodes the following:
- a CDS encoding HAD-IA family hydrolase, with the protein product MTEERAARPLRVVLFDLDGTLIDSTDLILNSYEHTYRTLGRIMGREQIQADFGLPLRDTLERYFHGDELRRALEIYIDYNLRLHDDGVRQIQGVAELVRRLREMDLRLGVVTSKARETALRGLMLCRLDRFFEVVVAREDTRRHKPEAEPIIYALASFEADAAECAYVGDTPLDIEAARAAGVRPIAALWRPVARKAFDDWRPDAFAATPQEAADILESWRAAREHAEDGEAAQGA